DNA from Streptomyces luteogriseus:
GCAGCAGGACCGCGCCGAGCCGCAGCACGGCACGCGGCACGGCCCGCGCCCGCACGGCCGCCGACGCCTCGACACAGGCGCGCGGCGTGCAGGGCGCGGTGGGCAGCCAGGCGCTCATCCGGCCGGGGCGAGAGAGAGGAAGTGGCGCAGGTAGCGCGCGTTGACGCGGCTCATCGGCAGCAGCACGTACAGGTCGGCGACGCCGAAGTCCGGGTCGTGGGCCGGTGCGCCGCACACCCAGGCGCCGAGGCGCAGGTAGCCGCGCAGCAGGGCGGGCAGTTCGACGCGGGCGGCGGGCGCGGGACCGGGCGTCCACGGCAGCAGCGGCCGCACCCGGAACTCCTGCGGCGCGAGGTGCTTGTCGCTGACCCGGTCCCAGGTGGCGGAGGCGAGGGTGCCGCCGTCGGCGAGCGGGACGGAGCAGCAGCCGGCGAGCCACTCGTGGCCGCGGTCGACCATGTAGCGGGCGATGCCGGCCCAGATGAGGCTGATGACGGCCCCGTCGCGGTGGTCGGGGTGCACGCAGGAGCGGCCGACCTCGACGAGCTGCGACCGGATCCCGTCGAGCGCGGTGAGGTCGAACTCGCCCTCGGAGTACAGCCGTCCGGCGATCGCCGCGCGCTCCGGCGGCAGCAGCCGGTAGGTGCCGACGACCTGGCCGGTCGTCTCCTCCCGGACGAGCAGATGGTCGCAGTACGCGTCGAAGGAGTCGGCGTCGAGGCCAGGCTGCGGGCCTGCCAGCAGGGCGCCCATCTCCCCGGCGAAGACGTCGTGCCGCAGCCGCTGGGCGGCACGCACGTCCTCCTCGTTCCGGGCGAGGGCGACGGTGTAGCGGGTGGGGGCCGTGGGCTGCGCGGGGCGGTCTACGGTCAGTACGCCGGTCATGGCACTCTCCTGGTCACGGGCCGGTCGGTGAGGCGGGGCGGGGCGCTGAGCGGTGGCGTGCGAACCTCCGCCTCTGTTCTCCCGAGGGCGACTGACCTGCGCGTGTCATGTGCAGAGAGAACGGGTGTGAGGTTGTTGAACGGCTCGCACCCCCGTGCCCCGGCCGGTTTCGCGACCGCGGCCCGGATGGCCTAGCTGCGCACGCGTGCACCGGCTCCTGCGGCGAGAGTGGGCTGCATGACAGAACCCGGATCCGGCGGGCGACGGGGTGGCTCGGCCCCGTCCACCAAGCGCCGGCGCACCGTGCGCGGTGCCGGTGAGGCCGCCCGGCGCGCCGCCGAGGCGCTGACGGAGTTGATCAGCCACCGCCTCGAAGGGGTTTCGGCAGTGTGCCGGGGCGAGGAAGACGGCTGGGTCGTCGACGTCGACGTGCTCGAACTGGCTCGTATCCCCGACACCACCAGCCTGCTCGCGACGTACCGGGTGGAACTGGACTCGGAGGGCGAGCTGGTGCAGTACCGCCGGATCGCGCGCTTCCGGCGCGGCGCCCAGGACCAGTGACCGGACCGTCGCACCCGCTGACCGGAAGGACCGCCGCATGACCGTCTACAGCGATGAGATCGTCTGTTCGCCTCGCGCCGGAACGCTCTACGACGTGCTGGAGCTGATTCTCGACCGCGGCATGGTGATCGACGTCTTCGTGCGCGTCTCGCTGGTCGGGATCGAGATCCTCAAGGTCGACGCGCGCATCGTGGTCGCCAGCGTCGACACGTATCTGCGCTTCGCGGAGGCGTGCAACCGCCTGGACCTCGAGAACGACACGCGTTCCAAGACCGTACCCGAGCTGTTCGGCGGGCCGGTCTCCAAGGCCGTGGGCAAGGCGGGCGCCAAGCGCGCCGCCGGTTCCCTGACCGACAAGGTGCGCGACGTCCTCACCCCGGACGACGACACGGAAGACGAGGCGGGCGACGACGAGGCCGAGACCCGCACCGAACGCGCCCCGCGGCCCGCGCGCAAGCGCCGCAGTGACGACGACCGCCCGCGGCCCCGGCGCCGCAAGGCCGAGGAGGAATGACCGTGACGGCCACCGCCGCCCTCACCACCGCCGGCACGCTCGGCACCCTGTACGTGTACGGCATCGCCTCCGAGGGCGTCCGGACCCCGCGGGCGCCCGGGGTGGACGGCGCGACGGTGCGGCTGCTGACCGAGGACGGGCTGTGCGCGGCCGTCTCGGACGCCCCGGAGTCCGTCCGGGCGCGGCGACGAGACCTGATGGCCCATCAGGCGGTGCTCGGTGAACTCGCCGCACAGGGCCCCGTCCTGCCCATGCGGTTCGCCGTCCTCACTCCCGACGCGGAGGCGCTGCGCGGTCAACTGCGCACCGACCGAGCTCACTTGGCGGCCCAGCTCGACGGGGTTCGGGGCTGCGTGGAGATGAACGTGAAGGGCACGGTGGTGCCCGGCTGCTTCGCCGACCTCGTGCGCAGGGACGACACGCTGCGCACGCTCGCCCGCCGGACACGGGAGCGCCCCGGCTACGAGGCGAACGTGCGGCTGGGCGAAGCGGTCGCCAAGGGCGTCGCGCGCGAGGCCCGGGGCGCGGCGCGGGAGGTGCTCGCCCGCCTGGCTCCGCTCGCCGTGCGCACGGCGCAGGGGCCGGTCGACGACGAGCAGGTGCTCAGCACGTCGTTCCTGGTGCGTTCCGCCGACGAACACCGCTTCCGGCACGCCGTGGCCGCGCAGGCACGCGAGGTCGGGGACCGGCTGGCGCTCGGCGTGACCGGTCCGCTGCCGTGCTACAGCTTCGTCGACGCGCCGTCCGCCACCGCGGGCCGGTGACACGGTGGGACTCGTGACCGGGCTCCTGTTGCTGCCGCTGGCCCCGGTGCGCGGCACGCTCTGGGTCGCCGACCACCTGCTGCAGGAGGCAGAAAGGCAGATGAGCGACCCGCGTACGGTGCAGGCCCGCCTGGCGGCGCTCAACCGGGCCCTGGAGGAAGGCGCCATCGACGAGGCGGCCTTCGAGGAAGAGGAGGAGCGGCTGCTCGCCCGCCTCGACAGTCCGGTCCGGTACACAGGACACCGCGGGGGCGCTTCGTGACCGACCTCGGCACCTGGCCCGCCGGCCCCGGAGCACAGCCGGCCGGGCCGCCCTCCGGAAGCCTCGCGGACCTGCTCGAACGCGTCCTGGACAAGGGCATCGTCATCGCGGGCGACATCAAGATCGACCTGCTGGACATCGAACTGCTCACCATCCGTCTGCGTCTGTTCATCGCCTCGGTCGAGACCGCCAAGAAGGCGGGCATCGACTGGTGGGAGACGGACCCGGCGCTGTCCTCGCGCGCGGCGCGGGACGCGCTGTCCGAGGAGAACGCGCGGCTGCGCGCCCGCCTCGAGGCCCTGGAGGACGCCGATACCGACCCCACCGAGGTGGCCCGATGACCACGCTCCCGGCCGACCGGGTGCCCACGACCGGACCGGCCGTGCCGCGCCCCACCGTCACCTGCGTGTTCGCCGTGACGGACACACCTCCGCCGGACGAGGCGGTGTCGGTGACGCCGGGCCATGACGGCGGCGGTCCGCTGCGTGTCCTGGCCGCGGGACCGCTGCACCTGATCGTGCAGGACGTCCCCGCGGCGGCCTTCGGCGAGGAGGCGCTCGCGGAGCGTCTCAACCGGCCGGAGGAGCTGGAGCGTTGTGCCCGCGCTCACCACCGGGGAGTGGAGACGGCCGCGAGCGCGGGTCCCGTCGTTCCCCTGCCGATGGCGACGCTCTACCTGGACGACCGCAACGCGGTGCGGGCCCTGACCGACCGGGCGGCGTCCCTGCGCACTCTGCTGGACCGGCTGCGCCACCGCACCGAGTGGGCGGTGAAGGTACACGGCCCCGGCATCGCGCATGCGTCCGGCACCGCCGGGGACGGGCCCGCCGACGGGCGGTCGTATCTGCGTCGGGTCAGCGAGCGGCGGCGCACCGAGCGCGAGGAGCGCGAGCGGGCCCTGGCCCGGGCCCACGCCGTCGACCGGGAGCTGCGGCGGTACGCCGTCGCCGCGACGCGGCACCGGCCGCAGAGCGAGCAGCTGACCGGCAGGAGCGTCCCGCAGCTGCTCAACGCGGCCTATCTGGTCGACGACGGGCGGCGCGCCGAGTTCGTCCGGGCCGTCGGCGAACTGGCCCGCGACGCCCACCGGTCGGCCGTCGAGGTCACCATGTCGGGGCCCTGGATCCCGTACTCCTTCGCCCGCGCGGACGAGGTGGAGCGCGACGCGTACCAGGAGGCCGGCGCATGACCGTACCGGTCCCCGGCGGTGGAGACCGCACGGCGGTGCCGTGGGACGTCCCGGAGCCGTACGCGCCCGTCGGGGTGCCGCTCGTCGACCTGCTCGACCGGGTGCTGGCGACGGGTGTCGTGGTCAGCGGTGACCTGGTGCTGGCCATCGCCGACGTGCCGCTGGTGCGGATCTCCCTGCACGCCCTGCTGGCGTCGGTCAGCGACCGGGTCCCCGCGCCCTGGCCGGACAGCGGGCCGCTGTGACCGCGCCGCGCACCCACGCGCTGGACCTCGATCCCGAGCGCGTCACGAACGACCTGGCGGCCCTGGTGCTGACCGTGGTGGAACTCCTGCGGCAGCTCATGGAGCGCCAGGCGGTACGCCGTTTCGACGAGGGCACGCTCAGCGCCGAGCAGGAGGACCAACTCGGTACCGCGCTGATGCTGCTGGACGAGCGCATGGACGAGCTGTGCGCACAGCACGGGCTGCGGCGCAGCGACCTCAACCTTGACCTCGGCCCGCTGGGTCCGCTGCTGGCCGATCCCGGCGTCTGACGACGCCCTCAGGGGCGCGGGGAACTGCGTGATCACCACGACGCACCAGAAGCCGCCCGCGCACCGAAACCGCTACGGCGCTACCGCTTCACCTTGCGCGCGGCCCGCAACCACTCCTTGTTCATGCTGGTGATGGACATCAGAGGGATCCCCTTCGGGCAGGCCGTGGCGCACTCGCCCGCGAGCGTGCACCCCCCGAACCCCTCCTCGTCCATCTGCTCCACCATGTCCAGCACCCGCGTCTCCCGCTCGGGCACCCCCTGCGGCAGCACGTTGAGATGGTTGATCTTGGCGGACGTGAACAGCATCGCCGCCCCGTTCGGACAGGCCGCCACGCACGCCCCGCACCCGATGCACTCGGCGTGCTCGAAGGCGAGGTCGGCATCCGGCTTCGGCACCGGCGTGGCATGCGCCTCGGGAGCCGCCCCGGTGGGCGCGGTGATGTAGCCGCCTGCCTGGATGATCCGGTCGAACGCCGACCGGTCCACGACCAGGTCCTTGATCACCGGGAACGCGGACGCCCGCCACGGCTCGACGTCGATGGTGTCGCCGTCCTCGAAGGACCGCATGTGCAGCTGGCAGGTGGTGGTCCGCTCGGGCCCGTGCGCATCCCCGTTGATGACGAGCGAGCACGCCCCGCAGATCCCCTCACGGCAGTCGTGGTCGAAGGCGACGGGGTCCTCGCCCTTGACGATGAGCTCCTCGTTGAGCGTGTCGAGCATCTCCAGGAACGACATGTCGGGTGAGATCCCGTCCACCTCGTACGTGGACATGGTGCCGTCGGCGTCGGCGTTGCGCTGCCGCCAGACGCGCAGGGTGAGCTTCATGCGTAGCTCCGCTGGGTGGGGTGGACGTACTCGAAGACCAGGTCTTCCTTGTGCAGGACGGGAGCCTCGCCGGTGCCGGTGAACTCCCAGGCGGCCGCGTACCCGAACTCCTCGTCCCGGCGGGCGGCCTCGCCGTCGGGCGTCTGGGACTCCTCGCGGAAGTGGCCGCCGCAGGACTCCTCGCGGTGCAGCGCGTCGAGGCACATCAGCTCGGCGAGCTCCAGGTAGTCGACGACGCGGTTGGCCTTCTCCAGCGACTGGTTGAACTCCTCGCCGGTGCCGGGCACCTTGATGCGCCGCCAGAACTCCTCGCGGATCTGCGGGATGCGCTCCAGCGCCTTGCGCAGGCCGGAGTCGGTGCGGGCCATGCCGCAGAACTCCCACATGAGTTCGCCGACCTCGCGGTGGAAGGAGTCGGGGGTGCGGTCGCCGTCGACGGACAGCAGCAGGTTGAGCCGGTCCTGGGTGTCGGCCAGCACCTCCTGCACGACGGGGTGTTCGTCGGTCAGCGCGTCGTGGTGCGGATTGCGGGCCAGGTAGTCGTTGATGGTCGAGGGGAGGACGAAGTAGCCGTCCGCGAGTCCCTGCATCAGCGCCGAGGCACCGAGCCGGTTGGCGCCGTGGTCGGAGAAGTTGGCCTCGCCGATCGCGAACAGCCCGGGGACGGTGGTCTGGAGGTCGTAGTCGACCCACAGGCCGCCCATCGTGTAGTGCACGGCGGGGTAGATCCGCATCGGCACCTCGTACGGATCCTCGTCGGTGATCCGCTGGTACATGTCGAAGAGGTTGCCGTACTTGGCCTCGACCGCCTTGCGTCCCATGCGTGCGATGGCATCGGCGAAGTCGAGGTAGACACCCTGCCCGCCGGGGCCCACTCCCCTGCCCTCGTCACAGACGTTCTTCGCGGCGCGGGAGGCGATGTCGCGCGGGACGAGGTTGCCGAACGACGGGTAGATGCGCTCCAGGTAGTAGTCGCGCTCGTCCTCGGGGATCTCGTTCGGGGGCCGCTGGTCGCCCTTCGCCTTCGGCACCCAGATGCGCCCGTCGTTGCGCAGCGACTCGCTCATCAGCGTGAGCTTGGACTGGTGGTCGCCGGTGCGCGGGATGCAGGTGGGGTGGATCTGGGTGAAGCAGGGGTTGGCGAAGTGGGCGCCGCGCCGATGGGCCCGCCAGATGGCGGTGGCGTTGGAGTTCATGGCGTTCGTCGACAGGTAGAAGACGTTGCCGTAGCCGCCGGAGGCGAGGACGACGGCGTCCGCGACGTACGTGTCGATCTTCCCCGTGACCAGGTCCCGGGCGACGATCCCGCGCGCCCGTCCGTCGACGACGATCAGGTCGAGCATCTCGGTGCGCGGGTGCATCTCGATGTTCCCGGCGGCGATCTGCCGGCTGAGGGCCTGGTAGGCGCCGAGGAGGAGCTGCTGGCCGGTCTGGCCCCGGGCGTAGAACGTGCGTGACACCTGCACGCCGCCGAACGACCGGGTGTCGAGCAGTCCGCCGTACTCCCGGGCGAAGGGCACGCCCTGGGCCACGCACTGGTCGATGATCTCGACGGAGATCTGCGCGAGCCGGTGGACGTTGGACTCGCGGGCGCGGAAGTCGCCGCCCTTGACGGTGTCGTAGAACAGGCGGTGGACGGAGTCGCCGTCGTTGCGGTAGTTCTTCGCGGCGTTGATGCCGCCCTGCGCGGCGATGGAATGGGCGCGGCGGGGCGAGTCCTGGTAGCAGAACTGGACGACGTGGTAGCCCTGTTCGGCGAGGGTGGCGCCGGCGGAGCCGCCGGCGAGGCCGGTGCCCACGACGATCACGGCGTGCTTGCGCCGGTTGGCGGGGTTGACCAGCCTGGCCTCGAAGCGGCGCTTGTCCCAGCGCTCGTGGACGGGGCCGGAGGGGGCCTTGGTGTCGACGACGGGTTCGCCCGTCGTGTAGTCGGTGTAGGTCATCTTCAGCTCACCACTCCGGTCATGACGCCCACGGGTACGGCGATGAAACCGGCCGTGAGCAGCAGCGCGAGAACGCCTGCGACGGTCTTCAGGGCGCGGTCGCGGGTGCGGCTGCCCGCGCCGAGGGTCTGGGCCGCGCTCCAGAAGCCGTGCCGGACGTGCAGACCGAGCGCGAGCATCGCGACGATGTAGACGACGTTGCCGTACCAGGTGGAGAAGGTGTCCACGACGTTCTGGTACGGGTGGCCCTCCTGGAAGCCGCCGGAGTGCACGGTGCCGGTCGTCAGGTCGAGGATGTGCCACACGATGAACAGGCCGAGGATGACGCCGCCCCAGCGCATGGTCCGCGTCGCGTAGCTCGCCCGTGCCTTCTTGTGCACGTACTTGCTGGGTCGGGCCCTGATGTCGCGGCGGCTGAGCTGGTACGCCGAGGTGGCGTGCGCGACGACGGCGACGACCAGCACGATCCGGACGAGCCAGAGCGTCCACTCGTAGTGCATGAACGGCTCGCCCACGGTGCGCAGCCAGTGCGCGTAGTGGTTGAACTCTCCCGCCCCGAAGAAGATCTTCAGGTTTCCGATCATGTGGACGACCAGGTACAGCAGCATGATCAGACCGCTGACCGCCATCACGGTCTTCTTGCCGACGGTGGAGTCCCACATGGTGCGTGCGAGAGACGGCCGTCGGTCCGTCCGCGTTGCCAGAGCCATGGAACAGCACGCTACGGATCCGCGACCGATCGGTCCAAGACATGGTCCGGCTTGAATCCATAGGCTGCAGCTATCGTGGATGCATGCAGTTCCAGCAGCTCCAGTACTTCGTGGCCGTCGCCGAGACCCGGCATTTCACCCGGGCCGCCGACTTGGTCCACGTCGCTCAGCCTTCGCTGTCGCAGCAGATCAAGGCGCTGGAGCGGGAGCTGGGCGCGGATCTGTTCCTGCGCGCCAGGGGCAACATCACGCTCACGGACGCCGGGGAGGCGCTACTGCCCCTGGCCCGGCGCATCCTGGCCGACGCCGACACGGCCCGGCACGAGGTGCAGGAACTGGCGCAGTTGCGCAGCGGCCGGGTGCGGCTGGGGGCGACGCCGAGTCTGTGCACGGGCCTGCTGCCGGATGTGCTGCGGGCGTTCCACGACCGCTACCCCGGGGTCCGGCTGCTGATCGAGGAGGGCGGTTCGCACGACCTGGTACGGGAGCT
Protein-coding regions in this window:
- a CDS encoding GNAT family N-acetyltransferase; amino-acid sequence: MTGVLTVDRPAQPTAPTRYTVALARNEEDVRAAQRLRHDVFAGEMGALLAGPQPGLDADSFDAYCDHLLVREETTGQVVGTYRLLPPERAAIAGRLYSEGEFDLTALDGIRSQLVEVGRSCVHPDHRDGAVISLIWAGIARYMVDRGHEWLAGCCSVPLADGGTLASATWDRVSDKHLAPQEFRVRPLLPWTPGPAPAARVELPALLRGYLRLGAWVCGAPAHDPDFGVADLYVLLPMSRVNARYLRHFLSLAPAG
- a CDS encoding gas vesicle protein GvpO, whose product is MTEPGSGGRRGGSAPSTKRRRTVRGAGEAARRAAEALTELISHRLEGVSAVCRGEEDGWVVDVDVLELARIPDTTSLLATYRVELDSEGELVQYRRIARFRRGAQDQ
- a CDS encoding gas vesicle structural protein GvpA codes for the protein MTVYSDEIVCSPRAGTLYDVLELILDRGMVIDVFVRVSLVGIEILKVDARIVVASVDTYLRFAEACNRLDLENDTRSKTVPELFGGPVSKAVGKAGAKRAAGSLTDKVRDVLTPDDDTEDEAGDDEAETRTERAPRPARKRRSDDDRPRPRRRKAEEE
- a CDS encoding GvpL/GvpF family gas vesicle protein, whose amino-acid sequence is MTVTATAALTTAGTLGTLYVYGIASEGVRTPRAPGVDGATVRLLTEDGLCAAVSDAPESVRARRRDLMAHQAVLGELAAQGPVLPMRFAVLTPDAEALRGQLRTDRAHLAAQLDGVRGCVEMNVKGTVVPGCFADLVRRDDTLRTLARRTRERPGYEANVRLGEAVAKGVAREARGAAREVLARLAPLAVRTAQGPVDDEQVLSTSFLVRSADEHRFRHAVAAQAREVGDRLALGVTGPLPCYSFVDAPSATAGR
- a CDS encoding gas vesicle protein GvpG, translated to MGLVTGLLLLPLAPVRGTLWVADHLLQEAERQMSDPRTVQARLAALNRALEEGAIDEAAFEEEEERLLARLDSPVRYTGHRGGAS
- a CDS encoding gas vesicle protein, whose protein sequence is MTDLGTWPAGPGAQPAGPPSGSLADLLERVLDKGIVIAGDIKIDLLDIELLTIRLRLFIASVETAKKAGIDWWETDPALSSRAARDALSEENARLRARLEALEDADTDPTEVAR
- a CDS encoding GvpL/GvpF family gas vesicle protein is translated as MTTLPADRVPTTGPAVPRPTVTCVFAVTDTPPPDEAVSVTPGHDGGGPLRVLAAGPLHLIVQDVPAAAFGEEALAERLNRPEELERCARAHHRGVETAASAGPVVPLPMATLYLDDRNAVRALTDRAASLRTLLDRLRHRTEWAVKVHGPGIAHASGTAGDGPADGRSYLRRVSERRRTEREERERALARAHAVDRELRRYAVAATRHRPQSEQLTGRSVPQLLNAAYLVDDGRRAEFVRAVGELARDAHRSAVEVTMSGPWIPYSFARADEVERDAYQEAGA
- a CDS encoding gas vesicle protein yields the protein MTVPVPGGGDRTAVPWDVPEPYAPVGVPLVDLLDRVLATGVVVSGDLVLAIADVPLVRISLHALLASVSDRVPAPWPDSGPL
- a CDS encoding gas vesicle protein K produces the protein MTAPRTHALDLDPERVTNDLAALVLTVVELLRQLMERQAVRRFDEGTLSAEQEDQLGTALMLLDERMDELCAQHGLRRSDLNLDLGPLGPLLADPGV
- a CDS encoding succinate dehydrogenase/fumarate reductase iron-sulfur subunit, whose translation is MKLTLRVWRQRNADADGTMSTYEVDGISPDMSFLEMLDTLNEELIVKGEDPVAFDHDCREGICGACSLVINGDAHGPERTTTCQLHMRSFEDGDTIDVEPWRASAFPVIKDLVVDRSAFDRIIQAGGYITAPTGAAPEAHATPVPKPDADLAFEHAECIGCGACVAACPNGAAMLFTSAKINHLNVLPQGVPERETRVLDMVEQMDEEGFGGCTLAGECATACPKGIPLMSITSMNKEWLRAARKVKR
- a CDS encoding fumarate reductase/succinate dehydrogenase flavoprotein subunit produces the protein MTYTDYTTGEPVVDTKAPSGPVHERWDKRRFEARLVNPANRRKHAVIVVGTGLAGGSAGATLAEQGYHVVQFCYQDSPRRAHSIAAQGGINAAKNYRNDGDSVHRLFYDTVKGGDFRARESNVHRLAQISVEIIDQCVAQGVPFAREYGGLLDTRSFGGVQVSRTFYARGQTGQQLLLGAYQALSRQIAAGNIEMHPRTEMLDLIVVDGRARGIVARDLVTGKIDTYVADAVVLASGGYGNVFYLSTNAMNSNATAIWRAHRRGAHFANPCFTQIHPTCIPRTGDHQSKLTLMSESLRNDGRIWVPKAKGDQRPPNEIPEDERDYYLERIYPSFGNLVPRDIASRAAKNVCDEGRGVGPGGQGVYLDFADAIARMGRKAVEAKYGNLFDMYQRITDEDPYEVPMRIYPAVHYTMGGLWVDYDLQTTVPGLFAIGEANFSDHGANRLGASALMQGLADGYFVLPSTINDYLARNPHHDALTDEHPVVQEVLADTQDRLNLLLSVDGDRTPDSFHREVGELMWEFCGMARTDSGLRKALERIPQIREEFWRRIKVPGTGEEFNQSLEKANRVVDYLELAELMCLDALHREESCGGHFREESQTPDGEAARRDEEFGYAAAWEFTGTGEAPVLHKEDLVFEYVHPTQRSYA
- a CDS encoding succinate dehydrogenase, yielding MALATRTDRRPSLARTMWDSTVGKKTVMAVSGLIMLLYLVVHMIGNLKIFFGAGEFNHYAHWLRTVGEPFMHYEWTLWLVRIVLVVAVVAHATSAYQLSRRDIRARPSKYVHKKARASYATRTMRWGGVILGLFIVWHILDLTTGTVHSGGFQEGHPYQNVVDTFSTWYGNVVYIVAMLALGLHVRHGFWSAAQTLGAGSRTRDRALKTVAGVLALLLTAGFIAVPVGVMTGVVS